A portion of the Calliphora vicina chromosome 5, idCalVici1.1, whole genome shotgun sequence genome contains these proteins:
- the Spt gene encoding serendipity locus protein alpha yields MDQCSDNLKRQLIKCKNILNKGYTCMQNSRLSWLNTFCSEFLKFSKNLHIFLSQLQEKHKYDKNDQVEIIYLCLTQIVTCIKHMENTIKAEEQLGAAISASRQHFLDRIHWCLDRLRSSLKSLSAQDIKKPTTPEEKSFVELMDKAFDFLSPYSSYKDESLANVSQTRINLADNQAQAMFASQKIRSLVDLILSHTLAFANVALKQDKKALSALCQKVLRECMAFQEECAAGMLPGAPLNDSNRKLKAISLENALYHLEDYINEALLRLVYTCFLDFNKFSIDKLRNVIREGDVDDPVLDELIADFDVNVDRTTQIGIFAIAFAPNVKIKTIVRSCLASFESLDSCIIPSLQSKGTSDIFAKLLEQHFNEEVAIFKRAIQEIIDSQAFASCFYEQLTQVINQNDKEYRKETLEDVIKMAEFLYEHFQLPVNSKELQKEGDRLDLFKKFHLMQQECQAVLQCTTMQVEPQRVLKRFKILRSVLRKLIDELGDKTSKGGVNRSQVFIMSDEISDSQKMFATIGISPSIRSILYNNNTPMDNRRQQRLLNDSLKANYSKLPITPATIKTEASNSHNSNSREANTTIQQNVASVAAAKVLSATQTQRASIRRKESLRTALFKRQKSGETEQIYSTYRNNSDSLQISEILDQLTGLSSHLSKHTLDKSIISN; encoded by the exons atggaTCAATGCTCTGATAATCTAAAAAggcaattaataaaatgtaaaaatatattaaacaaaggCTATACATGTATGCAAAATAGCAGATTATCCTGGCTTAAT ACATTTTGTTCAGAATttctcaaattttcaaaaaatttgcaCATATTTTTGTCGCAGCTGCAGGAGAAAcataaatatgacaaaaatgaTCAAGTGGAGATTATATATTTGTGTTTAACCCAAATTGTGACCTGCATCAAACACATGGAAAATACCATAAAGGCGGAGGAACAACTAGGTGCGGCCATTTCG gctTCACGTCAACATTTCCTAGATCGCATACACTGGTGTTTAGATCGCTTGCGTAGTAGTTTGAAATCCTTGTCTGCGCAGGATATCAAGAAACCTACAACACCCGAAGAAAAATCTTTTGTGGAACTTATGGATAAGGCTTTTGATTTCTTGTCGCCCTACAGCAGCTACAAGGATGAATCACTTGCCAATGTTTCGCAAACAAGGATAAATCTAGCAGATAATCAGGCTCAGGCCATGTTTGCCAGCCAAAAAATACGCTCCCTAGTAGATTTAATTCTAAGTCATACCTTAGCATTTGCTAATGTGGCTTTGAAACAAGACAAAAAGGCCTTAAGTGCTTTGTGTCAAAAGGTTTTACGTGAATGCATGGCATTTCAGGAAGAGTGTGCGGCTGGCATGTTACCGGGAGCCCCTCTAAACGATAGTAATCGTAAACTGAAGgccatttctttagaaaatgctCTGTATCATTTGGAGGATTACATTAATGAAGCTCTTTTACGTTTGGTTTATACCtgctttttagattttaataagttttcCATAGATAAATTGAGAAATGTAATACGGGAAGGGGATGTCGATGATCCGGTATTGGATGAGTTGATAGCAGATTTTGATGTCAATGTGGATAGGACAACACAGATAGGTATATTTGCTATAGCATTTGCACCGAATGTAAAAA TTAAAACCATTGTACGCAGCTGTTTAGCTTCATTTGAATCTCTAGATTCTTGCATTATACCATCTCTGCAATCTAAGGGTACTTCAGATATCTTTGCCAAACTTTTGGAACAACATTTCAATGAAGAGGTGGCCATCTTTAAAAGAGCCATACAAGAGATTATCGATAGTCAAGCATTTGCTTCCTGTTTCTATGAACAATTAACACAAGTCATCAATCAAAATGACAAAGAGTATAGGAAAGAAACGCTGGAGGATGTAATAAAAATGGCTGAATTCTTATATGAACACTTTCAATTGCCAGTTAATAGCAAAGAATTGCAAAAAGAAGGTGATCGTTTggatttgtttaagaaattccACCTGATGCAGCAGGAATGTCAGGCTGTTTTGCAGTGCACCACGATGCAGGTGGAACCACAAAGGGTAttgaaacgttttaaaattttacgttCTGTTTTACGTAAATTAATTGATGAACTTGGTGATAAAACCAGTAAAGGAGGCGTTAATAGATCCCAAGTGTTTATAATGTCCGATGAAATAAGTGATTCACAGAAAATGTTTGCCACTATTGGTATATCACCCTCCATACGTAGTATACTGTATAATAACAATACACCCATGGATAATCGTAGGCAACAACGTTTGTTAAATGATTCGTTAAAGGCGAATTATTCAAAATTACCCATAACGCCAGCAACTATAAAAACTGAAGCCTCAAATTCCCACAATTCAAATAGTAGAGAGGCAAACACAACAATTCAACAAAATGTAGCAAGTGTAGCGGCTGCTAAAGTGTTGTCCGCTACGCAAACACAAAGAGCCAGTATACGTAGAA agGAAAGTTTACGTACCGCTTTGTTTAAGCGACAAAAATCCGGCGAAACCGAACAAATCTACAGTACATACAGAAATAATTCAGACAGTTTACAAATCAGTG aaattctcGATCAGTTAACTGGTTTATCTTCGCATTTATCCAAACATACGCTTGATAAAagtattatttcaaattaa